A section of the Humulus lupulus chromosome 2, drHumLupu1.1, whole genome shotgun sequence genome encodes:
- the LOC133818084 gene encoding myosin-1-like, translating into MDQVNEDSPYGMNVVSIEDRPSSGDEDSDSVAPPVPSVSASRNEHRWGDTNSYAAKKKLQSWFQHPNGKWELAKILSISGTKSIIALPDEKVLKVQTESLVPANPDILDGVDDLIQLSYLNEPSVLYNLQYRYNQNMIYTKAGPVLVAINPFKKVPLYGNEYIDAYKRKTNENPHVYAITDTTIWEMI; encoded by the exons ATGGACCAAGTGAATGAGGATTCACCATATGGTATGAACGTAGTTTCAATTGAAGACAGACCATCAAGTGGTGATGAAGATTCAGACTCTGTAGCTCCACCTGTGCCATCGGTCTCTGCATCTCGCAATGAACACAGGTGGGGTGATACCAACTCGTATGCTGCGAAGAAG AAGCTTCAATCTTGGTTTCAACACCCAAATGGGAAATGGGAGCTTGCGAAAATATTGTCAATCTCAGGGACCAAATCTATCATTGCATTGCCTGATGAGAAA GTTTTAAAGGTACAAACTGAAAGTTTGGTCCCAGCAAATCCTGATATCCTTGATGGTGTAGATGATCTCATACAGCTAAGTTATCTAAATGAACCATCAGTGTTGTACAATCTCCAGTACAGATACAATCAAAATATGATTTAC ACAAAAGCAGGACCAGTGTTGGTTgctatcaatccatttaagaaAGTTCCTTTGTATGGAAATGAATATATAGACGCATATAAGCGTAAAACAAATGAAAACCCACATGTGTATGCCATTACAGACACAACAATCTGGGAAATGATATGA